GCCTGAGTAAAGCCTTCAATTTTCATGTCTTTTACGACACCAATAATTTCAAAATCACGTCCATTCCACCTCATCTTTTTCCCTATAATTCCATCAGAAAAATTAAAATGTCTTTTATACGTTTCGTTAACGACAATTTTATTGATGCTATCCGATGCAAAAGCGCGATCGAAAAATCGACCTTCTACCAATTGACCGTCGAATACTTTTAGGAAATCATAGCCTACAGGTACATTTTCACTTTGAACAGAAGCTTCTGCAATCTTATTATTTGAACTACTCCCATAACCTACTCCCATTAACATGGAATGATTTACGGTTGCTTTGACTCCTTCTATTTTTTGCAAATCGGCTTCTACTCGTTGATAGATGCTATTTCGTTGGTTTTCATTTTTGACCTTAAAGCGAATGTTGACCACTTGATCGCCATTGAATCCTAAATCTTCCTGTAAGATATGGTTGACTTGTTTTTGGACAAAAATGGCTGTAGACAAAAAGAAAAACGCAATCACAAATTGAAAAACCAATAGGCTATTGCGCAAACGCATACCTGATTTACTTCTAACAAAGTTGCCTTTCAACACTTTAATTGCATCGAAAGAAACCACAAAGAGACTGGGTAAAACGCCCAAGAGCAAGTATACCCCAAATACAAGTACGCCAATAAGTGTCCCTAAGGATAGAAAATCAGCTTCAAGCGTTCGATTAACTAACCTATTAAAATAAGGCATCCCCAATTCAACAAGAACCAACGCTACCGCAAAAGAGAGTACAGTTGTAATTCCTGCCTCAAACATCATTTGTCTCATCAAATGATTGCGTGTACTTCCGATGGATTTTCGAATACCAATTTCTTTGGCGCGTTTAAAGCTTTGTACCAGTGCGAGATTAATAGCGTTGATTAACGCTAACACCAAGAGCAAAATGGCAGAAAACAACATAATATTTACAACTTTACTTGCAGTAGGCCCTGCTCCTAATCCCATTGATTTTGGGTTTAAATAAACCCCGCTCAGCTCATTGTAATTCAACACCATGAAGCCTTTCATCTTTTCTTTCAATTCTTCAACAGAAACCCCTTCTTGTTGAGCATATAACTGCGTGATTTCCTTGTAAAACACTTCATGTAATTGCTTTTCTACTTCGTCTATTCCAACCCCATCTTTTAGCTTGATGAGCACCTTATAGTTGTGATCTCCCCAATTATCAGCACGATTATTGGCTATTTGACTTTCTGTCAAATAAGAAGTCAGTCCTTTAAACTCCACAGAACTATTTCCGGGTATTTCAAACACAAATCGAACCGTTAGTACTTTTCCATTGTCTAATTGTACGAGTTTTCCTGTAGGATCAATACCCTCGCCAAACAAACGCGCAGCTTCTTTCTTTTCTAAAGCTAATGCGTCTTTGTAATTTTGTTTGTAATCTTCTGGGCTTCCAAACACAGTTGTAAAAGGAAAAAACTCGAAGAAGTTCGCTTGTCGCTCGTCGATTTCGTATAAAAAATCGGCTCTTCCTTCCACCACCACACTCATCAAATTGAAAGACATATAGCTAAAGTTATATGCTTCAATAATAGAAGAAGCTTGATCCAGTTGGTTGGCAATAGGCGCAGGAAACCAATTTTTAAAATAGGATTCTGCCGTTCCTTCTACTTCATAAACTTTATTTTTATAGGGATTCCATTGGTCAAAGCTATGTTCATTTTTCCAATAGAACAGTACTATAATTAGTGCGGCAATACCTAATGCCAGCCCTAGTATATTGAGCATTGAAAACCAAACATTTTTTTTAAAATGCCAGAGATATAGCTTTAACCAATTCGAAATCATATTGTTATTTGTATTAGTTTATTTTTTCAATTTTTCCTCCTGATGATTTTTTCACCTCAACTAAAGACGCTGTTCCATAAACCGTTATTTTTCCAGACGAACTTGCCTTTCCTCTCACTTCATCTGCTACGGTTAAAGAGATCATACCAGATGAACTCGCTTTACCATCTAGTGTTTTTACAGCCAAGTCTTTTCCATCAATCTTCCCTGAGCTTGATACTTTGGCTACCACTGCTTTTGCTGATCCATCTACTTCAATTTTAGCG
The window above is part of the Myroides odoratus DSM 2801 genome. Proteins encoded here:
- a CDS encoding ABC transporter permease, with amino-acid sequence MLNILGLALGIAALIIVLFYWKNEHSFDQWNPYKNKVYEVEGTAESYFKNWFPAPIANQLDQASSIIEAYNFSYMSFNLMSVVVEGRADFLYEIDERQANFFEFFPFTTVFGSPEDYKQNYKDALALEKKEAARLFGEGIDPTGKLVQLDNGKVLTVRFVFEIPGNSSVEFKGLTSYLTESQIANNRADNWGDHNYKVLIKLKDGVGIDEVEKQLHEVFYKEITQLYAQQEGVSVEELKEKMKGFMVLNYNELSGVYLNPKSMGLGAGPTASKVVNIMLFSAILLLVLALINAINLALVQSFKRAKEIGIRKSIGSTRNHLMRQMMFEAGITTVLSFAVALVLVELGMPYFNRLVNRTLEADFLSLGTLIGVLVFGVYLLLGVLPSLFVVSFDAIKVLKGNFVRSKSGMRLRNSLLVFQFVIAFFFLSTAIFVQKQVNHILQEDLGFNGDQVVNIRFKVKNENQRNSIYQRVEADLQKIEGVKATVNHSMLMGVGYGSSSNNKIAEASVQSENVPVGYDFLKVFDGQLVEGRFFDRAFASDSINKIVVNETYKRHFNFSDGIIGKKMRWNGRDFEIIGVVKDMKIEGFTQAIPPVTYFMTNSVGWFSGLIENISIKIEPTNVQQTLNQLESFWSKRVESTYPMQYEFANAEFAESYQKTLYQRTLFLCLMGVSMFIALFGLMAIVSFSIESRLKEIAIRKVLGANRRELIVNLSIRFLVYCMLGFVLSIYPVYYLIQLWLADFVYRIELSIWPFLLAFVGLTLFSMILVLWKSTQATRINTLKYINYE